Proteins encoded in a region of the Streptomyces sp. NBC_01471 genome:
- the treY gene encoding malto-oligosyltrehalose synthase — MTPTATYRLQIQPEFPFSAAEAAVPYLAALGVSHLHLSPVLDAVPGSTHGYDVVDHTRVREELGGEAGLRALAHTAGTHGLGLVVDIVPNHMAAAPRFNRPLWEVLREGPVSPYARWFDIDWESGGGKVLLPVLGHRLGDELGRLRVDGDVLRYYDHAFPLREGTAELPLPELLDAQWYRLTWWRLARTELNYRRFFTISDLIGVRVEDPVVFDATHAKILELMDDGVIEGLRIDHPDGLADPGAYLRRLGEATGGRWTVVEKILTGDERLPADWAVAGTTGYDALHRIDGLFTDPAGADDLVRRYRDYAGPPGDRGGYWEATVRRAAYKVITHELAAETAFLVRTAERICAADPALRDHAPWALRAALCELLVRMPVYRPYATAGGPAPDAAEATLGPETVRQAAASFTVPEESAAVGVVRDLALGRLGGGPDRAAFCARFAQTASALRAKSVEDTAFYRYTPLVSAGEVGGDPGAPAVGPARFHAFCAQTARDWPAGGTVLTTHDTKRSADVRARIAVLTECPEQWAALLGRLTTPAPDPQLAWVAWQTAFGFGLPDRDRLGPALLKSVREAGLRTSWTEQDEVYEQAVEDFTAAGPAGPAQSAVAAFARELGPYVRANVLGAALVHLTMPGVPDVYQGTEGTYIALVDPDNRRPPVPVDPSDEKLALTTTALLLRRDCPDVFGESGTYTPLTAEGLAASHCLAFCRSGEAVTAVTRLSLRLEQEGGWRDTELPLPAGVWLDLLAPEREFTGRVALSELFAVRPVALLRRVVPTAGTAG; from the coding sequence ATGACGCCCACTGCGACGTACCGGCTCCAGATCCAGCCGGAGTTCCCGTTCTCGGCCGCCGAGGCGGCGGTGCCGTATCTGGCGGCCCTCGGTGTCTCGCACCTCCATCTGTCGCCGGTGCTGGACGCCGTCCCCGGCTCCACCCACGGCTACGACGTCGTGGACCACACCCGGGTCCGCGAGGAGCTGGGCGGCGAGGCCGGGCTGCGTGCGCTGGCGCACACCGCCGGGACACACGGGCTCGGCCTCGTCGTGGACATCGTGCCGAACCACATGGCGGCGGCCCCCCGGTTCAACCGGCCGCTGTGGGAGGTGCTCCGCGAGGGGCCGGTCTCGCCGTACGCGCGCTGGTTCGACATCGACTGGGAGTCGGGCGGCGGCAAGGTGCTGCTGCCCGTGCTGGGCCACCGGCTCGGCGACGAGCTGGGGCGGCTGCGGGTCGACGGCGACGTGCTGCGCTACTACGACCACGCCTTCCCGCTGCGCGAGGGCACGGCGGAACTGCCGCTGCCCGAGCTGCTCGACGCCCAGTGGTACCGGCTCACCTGGTGGCGGCTCGCCCGCACCGAGCTCAACTACCGCCGCTTCTTCACCATCTCCGACCTGATCGGGGTGCGCGTCGAGGACCCGGTGGTCTTCGACGCCACCCACGCCAAGATCCTGGAGCTGATGGACGACGGCGTCATCGAGGGGCTGCGGATCGACCACCCGGACGGACTCGCCGATCCCGGCGCCTATCTGCGGCGGCTCGGCGAGGCGACGGGCGGCCGCTGGACGGTCGTCGAGAAGATCCTCACCGGCGACGAGCGGCTGCCCGCCGACTGGGCGGTCGCGGGGACCACCGGATACGACGCGCTGCACCGGATCGACGGCCTGTTCACCGACCCGGCGGGCGCCGACGACCTGGTCCGCCGCTACCGGGACTACGCGGGCCCCCCGGGCGACCGGGGCGGGTACTGGGAGGCGACGGTCCGCCGGGCCGCGTACAAGGTCATCACGCATGAGCTGGCGGCCGAGACCGCGTTCCTGGTCCGCACCGCGGAGCGGATCTGCGCGGCCGACCCGGCACTGCGCGACCACGCGCCCTGGGCCCTGCGGGCCGCGCTGTGCGAACTGCTGGTACGGATGCCCGTCTACCGGCCGTACGCGACCGCGGGCGGACCGGCCCCCGACGCCGCGGAGGCCACGCTCGGTCCGGAGACGGTACGGCAGGCCGCCGCGTCGTTCACCGTGCCGGAGGAGTCGGCGGCCGTCGGCGTCGTACGGGATCTGGCGCTCGGCAGGCTGGGCGGCGGCCCCGACCGGGCCGCCTTCTGCGCGCGGTTCGCCCAGACCGCGTCGGCGCTGCGCGCCAAGTCCGTGGAGGATACCGCCTTCTACCGGTACACGCCGCTGGTGTCGGCCGGCGAGGTGGGCGGCGACCCGGGGGCGCCCGCGGTCGGCCCGGCACGGTTCCACGCGTTCTGCGCGCAGACGGCCCGCGACTGGCCGGCCGGCGGGACGGTACTGACCACGCACGACACCAAGCGCAGCGCGGACGTCCGGGCGCGGATCGCGGTCCTCACGGAGTGCCCGGAGCAGTGGGCGGCCCTGCTGGGGCGGCTGACCACTCCGGCGCCCGATCCGCAGCTGGCCTGGGTGGCGTGGCAGACCGCGTTCGGCTTCGGGCTGCCCGACCGGGACCGGCTCGGCCCCGCACTGCTGAAGTCCGTCCGCGAGGCGGGCCTGCGCACCAGCTGGACCGAGCAGGACGAGGTGTACGAGCAGGCGGTCGAGGACTTCACGGCGGCGGGGCCCGCGGGTCCCGCGCAGTCGGCGGTCGCCGCCTTCGCCCGCGAGCTCGGCCCGTACGTACGGGCCAATGTGCTCGGTGCCGCGCTGGTCCACCTGACGATGCCCGGTGTGCCCGACGTCTATCAGGGCACGGAGGGCACGTACATCGCGCTGGTGGACCCGGACAACCGCAGGCCGCCCGTGCCCGTCGACCCGTCGGACGAGAAGCTGGCGCTGACGACCACCGCGCTGCTGCTGCGCCGCGACTGCCCGGATGTCTTCGGCGAGTCGGGGACGTACACACCGCTGACGGCGGAGGGCCTTGCCGCCTCCCACTGCCTGGCCTTCTGCCGTTCGGGCGAGGCCGTCACCGCGGTGACCCGGCTGTCGCTGCGGCTCGAACAGGAGGGCGGCTGGCGGGACACGGAACTGCCGCTGCCCGCCGGGGTGTGGCTCGATCTGCTGGCACCCGAGCGGGAGTTCACCGGACGGGTCGCCCTGAGCGAGTTGTTCGCCGTACGGCCGGTGGCACTGCTCAGGCGGGTCGTGCCGACAGCGGGGACAGCGGGATGA
- a CDS encoding class II fructose-bisphosphate aldolase: MALAESGALVADAAARRSAVAAFNIITLEHAEAVISGAEAAGAPVILQISENAVKYRQGQVLPLARAAAELAGAASVPVALHLDHVKSDALLRQAADAGFSSVMYDAAHLPYAENLAATRDAAGWAHARGLWIEAELGEVGGKDGAAPLDAHAPGARTRPDEAAAFVAESGVDALAVAIGSSHAMTSRTAVLDHGLLGRLRDALGVPLVLHGSSGVPDAELSAAVTGGIAKVNIGTALNIAMTAAIREVLTAQPEAVDSRKYLKAGRQAMADTVTRLVELVGAAV, translated from the coding sequence ATGGCACTTGCCGAGAGCGGCGCGCTGGTCGCCGACGCCGCCGCGCGGCGTAGCGCGGTGGCCGCGTTCAACATCATCACGCTGGAGCACGCGGAGGCGGTGATCTCCGGGGCGGAGGCCGCCGGCGCCCCGGTCATCCTCCAGATCAGCGAGAACGCGGTGAAGTACCGGCAGGGCCAGGTGCTTCCACTGGCCCGCGCCGCCGCCGAACTGGCCGGGGCGGCCTCCGTCCCGGTCGCTCTCCACCTCGATCACGTGAAGAGCGACGCCCTGCTGCGGCAGGCCGCCGACGCCGGGTTCAGCTCGGTGATGTACGACGCCGCGCACCTTCCGTACGCGGAGAACCTCGCCGCGACCCGGGACGCGGCCGGCTGGGCGCACGCCCGGGGGCTCTGGATCGAGGCCGAGTTGGGCGAGGTCGGCGGCAAGGACGGGGCGGCGCCGCTGGACGCGCACGCCCCGGGTGCGCGGACCCGCCCGGACGAGGCCGCTGCCTTTGTGGCCGAGTCCGGCGTGGACGCGCTCGCCGTGGCGATCGGCAGCTCGCACGCGATGACCTCGCGGACCGCGGTGCTGGACCACGGACTGCTCGGCCGGCTGCGGGACGCCCTCGGCGTGCCGCTGGTACTGCACGGCTCATCGGGGGTGCCGGACGCCGAACTGTCGGCGGCCGTCACCGGCGGCATCGCCAAGGTCAACATCGGTACGGCGCTGAACATCGCCATGACCGCGGCCATCCGTGAGGTGCTGACCGCTCAGCCCGAGGCGGTCGACTCGCGCAAGTACCTCAAGGCCGGGCGGCAGGCGATGGCGGACACCGTCACCAGGCTGGTCGAACTGGTCGGAGCCGCCGTCTGA
- a CDS encoding GH1 family beta-glucosidase: MRIPPLPAFPPGFLWGASASAFQTEGAAGTDGKGPSGWDVFAARPGRIKDGADGSRGTGFYEHYREDVALLAGLGAGAFRFSVSWPRVVPDGSGALNPAGLDFYDRLVDELCGRGITPAPTLYHWDTPLALERDGGWLNRDTAYRFADYAGAVAERLADRVPMWITINEPAEVTLLGYALGEHAPGRKLLFDALPAAHHQLLAHGLAVGALRAAGASAVGIAVSHTPVWTAGESEEDRFGAGLYDTLSNWLFADPLLTGAYPDENFAALMPGPVADDLETISAPLDWYGVNYYNPTLVGAPAPQALDTFAGFDIPPELPFGIREIAGYDRTDFGWPVVPDGLRDMLIQLENRYGDRLPPLYITENGCSYDGLRDARRIDFLDGHLRALHAAMDEGVDVRGYFTWSLTDNFEWIEGNAQRFGLVHVDYETMVRTPKDSYRWYREVIRSSQAGLPYEHPPR; encoded by the coding sequence ATGAGGATTCCGCCGCTGCCCGCCTTCCCGCCCGGTTTCCTGTGGGGCGCCTCCGCTTCCGCCTTCCAGACCGAGGGAGCGGCGGGCACCGACGGCAAGGGCCCGTCCGGCTGGGACGTCTTCGCCGCCCGGCCGGGCCGTATCAAGGACGGTGCCGACGGCTCGCGCGGCACCGGCTTCTACGAGCACTACCGCGAGGACGTGGCGCTGCTCGCCGGGCTCGGCGCCGGAGCCTTCCGCTTCTCGGTGAGCTGGCCGCGCGTCGTCCCGGACGGCTCGGGCGCCCTCAACCCGGCGGGTCTCGACTTCTACGACCGGCTCGTCGACGAACTGTGCGGCCGGGGCATCACCCCCGCGCCGACGCTCTACCACTGGGACACCCCGCTCGCGCTCGAACGGGACGGCGGCTGGCTCAACCGTGACACCGCGTACCGCTTCGCCGACTACGCGGGGGCCGTCGCCGAACGTCTCGCCGACCGGGTCCCGATGTGGATCACCATCAACGAACCGGCCGAGGTGACGCTCCTCGGCTACGCGCTGGGCGAGCACGCCCCCGGCAGGAAGCTGCTCTTCGACGCGCTGCCCGCCGCCCACCACCAACTGCTCGCGCACGGCCTCGCCGTCGGAGCGCTGCGCGCGGCCGGGGCCTCCGCCGTCGGGATCGCCGTCTCGCACACTCCGGTCTGGACGGCGGGCGAGAGCGAGGAGGACCGGTTCGGGGCCGGGCTCTACGACACGCTCTCCAACTGGCTGTTCGCCGACCCGCTCCTCACCGGCGCCTACCCCGACGAGAACTTCGCGGCCCTGATGCCGGGACCGGTCGCCGACGACCTGGAGACCATCTCGGCCCCGCTCGACTGGTACGGGGTCAACTACTACAACCCCACCCTCGTCGGCGCGCCCGCCCCGCAGGCCCTCGACACCTTCGCCGGGTTCGACATACCTCCCGAACTGCCCTTCGGCATACGGGAGATAGCCGGGTACGACCGCACCGACTTCGGCTGGCCGGTGGTCCCCGACGGGCTGCGCGACATGCTGATCCAGCTGGAGAACCGGTACGGCGACCGGCTGCCACCGCTCTACATCACCGAGAACGGCTGCAGCTACGACGGTCTGCGGGACGCCCGCAGGATCGACTTCCTCGACGGCCATCTGCGCGCCCTGCACGCGGCCATGGACGAGGGGGTCGACGTCCGCGGCTACTTCACCTGGTCGCTCACCGACAACTTCGAGTGGATCGAGGGGAACGCCCAACGGTTCGGCCTGGTCCACGTGGACTACGAGACGATGGTGCGCACCCCGAAGGACTCCTACCGGTGGTACCGCGAGGTGATCCGCAGTTCACAGGCCGGACTCCCTTACGAACACCCCCCGCGATGA
- a CDS encoding aminopeptidase P family protein has product MSSEPVPFTADDYRARMARAARSAAEAGLAGVLVAPGPDLVHLTGYRPTAATERMTLLVITAGQDPVLVVPALEAADAEHAVGAPALTLLDWTDGKDPYGIAAALLSPDGRFAVSDNGWAMHLLGLQRALPDSSYLSLTEALPMLRAVKDAPELARLEAAGAAADAAYEEILTVRFSGRRETDVAADLAALLRQFGHSQVDFTVVGSGPNGANPHHEAGERVIGTGDMVVLDFGGLKDGYGSDTSRTVHVGAPGAEEQRVHDIVRAAQDAGCRAVRPGIACQEIDRVARAVITDAGYGERFIHRTGHGIGVTTHEPPYMIEGEEQPLVPGMCFSVEPGIYLPGRFGVRIEDIVTVTEDGGRRLNTTRRELAVVE; this is encoded by the coding sequence ATGTCCTCCGAACCCGTACCGTTCACCGCCGACGACTACCGCGCCCGTATGGCCCGTGCCGCTCGGAGCGCGGCGGAGGCCGGACTCGCCGGAGTGCTGGTCGCACCCGGCCCCGACCTCGTCCACCTCACCGGCTACCGGCCGACCGCCGCCACCGAGCGGATGACACTGCTGGTCATCACGGCCGGGCAGGACCCGGTTCTCGTCGTACCGGCGCTTGAGGCCGCGGACGCCGAGCACGCCGTCGGCGCCCCCGCGCTCACCCTCCTGGACTGGACGGACGGGAAGGATCCGTACGGCATCGCCGCCGCGCTCCTCAGCCCGGACGGCCGCTTCGCGGTCAGCGACAACGGCTGGGCGATGCATCTGCTCGGGCTCCAGCGCGCCCTGCCCGACAGCTCGTACCTGTCGCTGACGGAGGCCCTGCCGATGCTGCGCGCGGTGAAGGACGCGCCCGAGCTGGCCCGGCTCGAAGCGGCGGGCGCCGCGGCCGACGCGGCGTACGAGGAGATCCTCACGGTCCGTTTCTCCGGGCGCAGGGAGACCGACGTCGCAGCCGATCTGGCCGCGCTGCTGCGGCAGTTCGGTCACTCCCAGGTGGACTTCACGGTCGTCGGTTCGGGCCCCAACGGCGCCAACCCGCACCACGAGGCGGGCGAACGGGTCATCGGGACCGGCGACATGGTCGTCCTGGACTTCGGCGGCCTCAAGGACGGGTACGGCTCGGACACCTCCCGCACCGTCCACGTCGGCGCCCCGGGCGCCGAGGAGCAGCGGGTGCACGACATCGTCCGTGCGGCGCAGGACGCGGGCTGCCGGGCGGTGCGTCCCGGGATCGCCTGCCAGGAGATCGACCGGGTGGCGCGCGCCGTCATCACCGACGCCGGGTACGGCGAGCGCTTCATCCACCGCACCGGCCACGGCATCGGGGTCACCACGCATGAGCCCCCGTACATGATCGAGGGCGAGGAGCAGCCGCTGGTGCCCGGTATGTGCTTCTCCGTCGAGCCGGGCATCTACCTGCCCGGCCGTTTCGGCGTCCGGATCGAGGACATCGTCACCGTCACCGAGGACGGCGGACGGCGGCTGAACACCACCCGGCGTGAGCTGGCCGTCGTCGAGTGA
- the treZ gene encoding malto-oligosyltrehalose trehalohydrolase: MLFDVWAPEKSEVMLELAGRELAMEPDPLRDGWWAVTADAAGGDHYGFRLDGGPVLPDPRSRRQPAGPDGLSAVVAHDAYQWRQEWPGRALPGAVLYELHIGTYTPEGTFDAAAGRLDHLAALGVTHVELMPVCPFPGRHGWGYEGVSLWAVHEPYGGPEGLKRFVDAAHERGLGVVLDVVHNHLGPSGNHLPSYGPYFTDTHHTPWGSAVNLDAPGSDEVRAYLLGSALAWLRDYRIDGLRLDAVHALADGRALTFLEELSAATDALSAGLGRPLFLIAESDLCDPRTTAPRAAGGLGVHAQWNDDFHHALHTALTGESQGYYADFAREPLAALAKTLTRVFFHDGTYSTFRGRTHGRPVHRASTPAHRFVGFAQTHDQIGNRALGDRLSASLSPGLLACAATLVLTAPSVPMLFMGEEWGAGTPWQFFTDHTDPDLAEAVRNGRRREFAEHGWAEGDIPDPQSPATRERSCLNWGELDGGHHSRLLAWYRELITLRRTCPDLVDADLAAVKVAYDEAARWLALRRGDLRIAVNLGDEPARIPLNGRGSRTLASWEPVRPPGADGLLLLPPESCVVLADA; the protein is encoded by the coding sequence GTGCTGTTCGATGTATGGGCACCGGAGAAGAGCGAAGTCATGCTGGAGCTGGCCGGACGGGAGCTGGCCATGGAGCCCGATCCGCTGCGGGACGGCTGGTGGGCCGTCACCGCGGACGCGGCGGGCGGCGACCACTACGGCTTCCGGCTCGACGGCGGCCCTGTGCTGCCCGACCCGCGCTCGCGCCGTCAGCCCGCAGGACCCGACGGGCTGAGCGCCGTCGTCGCGCACGACGCGTACCAGTGGCGCCAGGAGTGGCCGGGCCGCGCGCTGCCGGGCGCCGTCCTGTACGAGCTGCACATCGGCACGTACACCCCGGAGGGCACCTTCGACGCGGCGGCCGGGCGGCTGGACCATCTGGCCGCGCTGGGGGTCACCCATGTGGAGCTGATGCCGGTCTGCCCCTTCCCCGGCCGGCACGGCTGGGGGTACGAGGGGGTCTCGCTGTGGGCGGTGCACGAACCGTACGGCGGCCCCGAGGGGCTGAAGCGCTTCGTCGACGCGGCTCACGAGCGGGGGCTCGGGGTCGTCCTGGACGTGGTCCACAACCACCTGGGCCCGTCCGGCAACCATCTGCCCTCCTACGGGCCGTACTTCACCGACACCCACCACACGCCGTGGGGCTCCGCGGTGAACCTGGACGCACCCGGGTCCGACGAGGTCCGGGCGTATCTGCTGGGGAGCGCGCTGGCCTGGCTGCGCGACTACCGGATCGACGGACTGCGCCTGGACGCCGTCCACGCACTCGCCGACGGGCGGGCGCTGACCTTCCTGGAGGAGCTGTCCGCCGCGACCGACGCGCTCTCGGCCGGTCTCGGGCGGCCGCTCTTCCTGATCGCGGAGTCGGATCTCTGCGATCCGCGGACGACGGCCCCCCGCGCGGCGGGCGGTCTCGGTGTGCACGCCCAGTGGAACGACGACTTCCACCACGCCCTGCACACCGCCCTGACCGGTGAGTCCCAGGGGTACTACGCGGACTTCGCCCGGGAGCCGCTGGCCGCCCTGGCCAAGACGCTCACCCGCGTCTTCTTCCACGACGGCACGTACTCGACGTTCCGCGGCCGGACCCACGGCCGGCCCGTGCACCGTGCGTCGACGCCCGCGCACCGCTTCGTCGGCTTCGCGCAGACCCACGACCAGATCGGCAACAGGGCGCTCGGCGACCGCCTCTCGGCGTCCCTGTCGCCCGGCCTGCTGGCGTGCGCGGCGACCCTGGTGCTCACCGCGCCGTCCGTACCGATGCTGTTCATGGGCGAGGAGTGGGGGGCGGGCACCCCGTGGCAGTTCTTCACCGACCACACCGACCCGGATCTGGCGGAGGCCGTACGGAACGGGCGGCGGCGGGAGTTCGCCGAGCACGGCTGGGCGGAGGGGGACATCCCCGACCCCCAGTCTCCCGCCACCAGGGAGCGGTCCTGTCTGAACTGGGGTGAGCTGGACGGCGGCCACCACTCGCGGCTGCTCGCCTGGTACCGCGAGCTGATCACGCTGCGCCGCACCTGCCCCGACCTGGTCGACGCGGATCTGGCCGCGGTCAAGGTGGCGTACGACGAGGCGGCACGGTGGCTGGCGCTCCGCAGGGGCGATCTGCGGATCGCGGTCAACCTCGGCGACGAACCGGCGCGGATCCCGCTGAACGGGCGCGGCAGCCGGACCCTGGCCTCCTGGGAGCCGGTCCGGCCGCCGGGCGCCGACGGGCTGTTGCTGCTGCCGCCGGAATCGTGTGTCGTGCTGGCGGATGCGTAG
- a CDS encoding DUF1707 and FHA domain-containing protein: MTSSSESPAPAYEPHTAPVRLSDAERDRALDVLKEGAVRGRLSHDTFMRRTELALAARRSDELAALTADLESGTDWSQRLLRAVGQVSAFPGRMRRAWAAERLPKLLLPAPAPYPLRIGRDPANGLRLNHETVSRMHAELGVRAGVWVLRDLGSANGTTVNGHRVTGAVVVRDGDSVGFGRMHFRLSSR, encoded by the coding sequence GTGACGTCCTCCTCAGAGTCCCCGGCGCCCGCCTATGAGCCGCACACGGCCCCTGTCCGGCTCTCCGACGCCGAGCGCGACCGGGCGCTCGATGTGCTCAAGGAGGGCGCGGTCCGGGGCAGGCTCTCCCACGACACCTTCATGCGCCGGACGGAACTGGCCCTGGCCGCCCGCAGGTCCGACGAACTGGCCGCGCTCACCGCGGACCTGGAGAGCGGGACCGACTGGTCGCAGCGGCTGCTGCGCGCGGTGGGCCAGGTGTCGGCCTTCCCCGGCCGGATGCGCAGGGCCTGGGCCGCCGAGCGCCTGCCGAAACTGCTGCTGCCCGCACCCGCCCCGTACCCGCTGCGCATCGGCCGCGACCCGGCCAACGGCCTGCGGCTGAACCACGAGACGGTGTCGCGGATGCACGCCGAGCTCGGCGTGCGGGCCGGGGTGTGGGTGCTGCGCGACCTCGGCTCGGCCAACGGGACGACGGTCAACGGACACCGGGTCACCGGCGCGGTCGTCGTACGGGACGGCGACTCGGTCGGCTTCGGGCGCATGCACTTCCGGCTCTCGTCCCGGTGA
- a CDS encoding GNAT family N-acetyltransferase, whose product MPGQPHGHELVIRPLNGPDELALFSTLSYALDHELADDLAGGLRRPEWMWVALRGDRVLARAAWWAPAPGGAPYTLDFFDLDDSLPEPERGETGVRLLETAMARLFPAGSERPEYGRFVPPDWRTDPVARDVVEARMRAVERTGARLLVERLRLEWTPGAAAAAVPGGRLAFRAVRDREDLVSLMTLVAEGTLDAHTRASMESGPTPREVAEEQYDEELVRYRSPDGWWRIAELPDGDPVGFVLPARNNYNAVIAYIGVLPGHRGRGYIDEILAEGTRILAGLDVPRIRASTDVGNVPMARAFERAGYTNFERSVNMVWD is encoded by the coding sequence TTGCCCGGACAGCCGCACGGCCACGAGCTGGTGATCCGCCCGTTGAACGGGCCGGACGAGCTGGCCCTCTTCAGCACGCTGTCCTATGCCCTCGACCACGAACTCGCCGACGACCTCGCGGGCGGTCTGCGCCGCCCCGAGTGGATGTGGGTGGCGCTGCGGGGCGACCGCGTACTGGCGCGGGCCGCCTGGTGGGCCCCCGCGCCCGGCGGCGCCCCGTACACCCTCGACTTCTTCGATCTGGACGACAGCCTGCCCGAGCCGGAGCGCGGCGAGACCGGTGTGCGGCTGCTGGAGACGGCGATGGCGCGGCTCTTCCCGGCCGGGTCGGAGCGGCCCGAGTACGGCCGATTCGTCCCGCCGGACTGGCGCACGGACCCGGTGGCCCGCGATGTGGTCGAGGCGCGGATGCGGGCCGTGGAGCGGACCGGGGCGCGGCTGCTGGTCGAGCGGCTGCGGCTGGAGTGGACCCCCGGAGCGGCGGCCGCTGCGGTGCCCGGCGGCAGGCTGGCGTTCCGTGCGGTGCGCGACCGGGAGGATCTGGTCTCCCTGATGACCCTGGTCGCCGAGGGCACGCTCGACGCGCACACCCGGGCGTCCATGGAGTCCGGGCCGACTCCGCGCGAGGTGGCCGAGGAGCAGTACGACGAGGAGCTGGTGCGCTACCGGAGCCCGGACGGCTGGTGGCGGATCGCGGAGCTGCCGGACGGGGATCCGGTCGGTTTCGTGCTCCCCGCGCGCAACAACTACAACGCCGTCATCGCGTACATCGGCGTACTGCCCGGCCACCGGGGACGCGGGTACATCGACGAGATCCTCGCCGAGGGGACCAGGATCCTCGCCGGCCTGGACGTGCCGCGCATCCGCGCGTCGACGGACGTCGGCAACGTCCCGATGGCGCGGGCCTTCGAGCGGGCGGGCTACACGAACTTCGAGCGGTCGGTCAACATGGTGTGGGACTGA
- a CDS encoding alpha-L-fucosidase translates to MLAPWWQEAQLGIFVHWTPASVPGWAPPYDAAGRSHLGWTSYGEWYENSLRFPGSPVSAHHRETYGNRPYTAFGGDFADALSGWDPADWARRFRAAGARYAVLVTKHHDGYCLWPSEVRNPHRPGWHTPRDVVGEFAEAVRAEGLRFGVYYSGGLDWTFQPRPIATGADTVAAVPRGAYPAYADAQLRELIRRYHPDILWNDIAWPAGRAGIRSLVEYYRFTVPHGVVNDRLYPYTPLWRALRVPGLRAAYNSWERRTVVSDEGFVPKKPPYYDFRTPEYSRYTGPDPFEITRGIDHSFGYNRNSGEDSFIGREALASLLGTVRSDGGNLLLNVGPRGEDAAIPPEQQRRLDWLGEAAGAGSAA, encoded by the coding sequence ATGCTCGCTCCGTGGTGGCAAGAGGCTCAGCTGGGGATCTTCGTGCACTGGACGCCCGCGTCCGTGCCGGGATGGGCCCCGCCGTACGACGCCGCCGGGCGCTCGCACCTCGGCTGGACCTCGTACGGCGAGTGGTACGAGAACTCCCTGCGCTTCCCCGGCAGCCCGGTCTCCGCACACCACAGGGAGACGTACGGCAACCGCCCGTACACGGCGTTCGGCGGCGACTTCGCGGACGCGCTGAGCGGCTGGGACCCGGCGGACTGGGCACGCCGCTTCCGCGCGGCCGGGGCCCGCTACGCGGTCCTCGTCACCAAGCACCACGACGGCTACTGCCTCTGGCCGTCCGAGGTCCGCAACCCCCACCGCCCCGGCTGGCACACCCCGCGCGACGTCGTCGGTGAATTCGCCGAAGCGGTCAGGGCCGAGGGGCTGCGCTTCGGTGTCTACTACTCCGGTGGCCTCGACTGGACGTTCCAGCCGCGCCCCATCGCGACCGGCGCCGACACCGTCGCCGCCGTCCCGCGCGGCGCCTACCCGGCCTACGCGGACGCCCAGTTGCGCGAGCTGATCAGGCGCTACCACCCGGACATCCTCTGGAACGACATCGCCTGGCCCGCGGGGCGCGCCGGGATCCGGAGCCTGGTGGAGTACTACCGGTTCACCGTCCCGCACGGCGTCGTCAACGACCGGCTCTACCCGTACACCCCGCTGTGGCGGGCGCTGCGGGTGCCCGGACTGCGGGCCGCGTACAACAGCTGGGAGCGCCGCACGGTCGTCAGCGACGAGGGCTTCGTGCCCAAGAAGCCGCCGTACTACGACTTCAGGACACCGGAGTACTCCCGCTACACCGGCCCCGACCCCTTCGAGATCACCCGCGGCATCGACCACAGCTTCGGCTACAACCGGAACTCGGGCGAGGACTCCTTCATCGGCCGTGAGGCGCTCGCGTCGCTGCTGGGGACGGTCCGGTCCGACGGCGGCAACCTGCTGCTCAACGTCGGCCCGCGCGGCGAGGACGCCGCGATCCCGCCCGAGCAGCAGCGCCGCCTGGACTGGCTCGGTGAGGCGGCCGGGGCAGGCTCCGCCGCATAG
- a CDS encoding nucleoside/nucleotide kinase family protein, translating into MTPQHLIDRARLLAGAGHRRILGIAGPPGAGKSTLAAGLADALGPSAVVVPMDGFHLAGAELRRLGRADRKGAPDTFDEAGYAALLARLRTPGSDVVYAPAFDRALEEPVAGSVPVAPGVPLVITEGNYLLHWPRVRALLDEAWFIGPESPGGPADAARVRRLVERHIRHGRSRAEAERWVHRSDEANARLIEQTRDRAGLVVPYP; encoded by the coding sequence ATGACTCCGCAGCACCTCATCGACCGTGCCCGGCTGCTCGCCGGGGCCGGGCACCGGCGGATCCTCGGCATCGCGGGGCCACCGGGCGCCGGGAAGTCCACCCTCGCCGCCGGTCTCGCCGACGCGCTCGGGCCGAGCGCCGTCGTGGTCCCGATGGACGGCTTCCACCTCGCCGGGGCCGAACTGCGCCGCCTCGGCCGCGCCGACCGCAAGGGCGCCCCCGACACCTTCGACGAGGCCGGGTACGCGGCCCTGCTGGCCCGGCTGCGTACGCCCGGCAGCGACGTGGTGTACGCGCCCGCCTTCGACCGCGCGCTGGAGGAGCCCGTCGCGGGGTCCGTGCCGGTCGCCCCCGGTGTCCCGCTCGTGATCACCGAGGGGAACTACCTGCTGCACTGGCCGCGGGTGCGGGCCCTGCTCGACGAGGCCTGGTTCATCGGTCCGGAGAGCCCCGGGGGTCCTGCGGACGCCGCACGCGTCCGCAGGCTCGTCGAGCGTCACATCCGGCACGGCAGGAGCCGCGCGGAGGCCGAGCGCTGGGTGCACCGGTCCGACGAGGCCAACGCCCGGCTGATCGAGCAGACCAGGGACCGGGCCGGTCTGGTCGTGCCGTACCCCTGA